The sequence below is a genomic window from Pleurocapsa sp. PCC 7327.
AGAGATTTTAACAATGAATATTCTCTCTTTCCCTTTGCTCGACCTATCGGTACGGTAAAAGTAGAAGGCGTGACAGCAGTCGCACTACTAATAACCAACGATCGAATGTGGGCAGAAAGCGATTTAAAATCAGAACAAATCAAGTTCGATGCCACTCAAGATATTCCAGGACCTTTCGATTTAGGAATCGCACTCACCCGCAAGTTGCCTGAGAGTACAAGCAAAACTTCTAATCCTTCTTCTACTAAATCATCCTCTCAAGAAACTCAAAATCCAACAGAATCTATTCCTCCTCCATCGCCAGTAGATCGAGAAGAAAACAAGATTAAACCGAAAAAAACTGAATCGAGAATGGTTATTATAGGTAATTCAGCTTTTGCAACCGACAGTTTGTTTCAAGATCCCAGGATACTCAATGGGGACATCTTCCTCAACTCAGTGCAATGGTTAGCTAGCGATGGCGAACAAACGCTTTCCATTCGTCCTAAAGAACCGAAGAATCGACGGATTAATCTTACACCTTTTCAATCTGGAACGATCGAATCGATGTCTTTAGTAATTATGCCGTTATTTGGTTTAATTCTTGCTGGCATTACTTGGTGGCGAAGACGATAAAAAGAATATGAAGTTACAGAAAACGACTTGGGTGTTAGTAACTATTGCTTTGCTTTTGGGTGGAGTTGTCTATTTTAATGAGATACAGAGACAATATCAAAGCGAAGATACTCAATCAAATAAGCTAAAGATTTTTGATTTTCAAGAAGAAGATATTCAAACATTGACGATTGAAACTAACAAAGAAACGCTCAAATTTGAACGCACTGGCATAGAAAATCGTCTTTGGCAAATGAAGCAACCAGAAGATGTTCCTGCTAACGATGCATCCATTGCTTTTTTATTAAATTTGCTGGTGAAAGGAAAAAGCGATCGCGCGATCCCCATCTCTTCCGAACAAATTAAAGAATATGGTTTAGATAACCCTTTGGCGAAGATTGATATTCAATTAAAAAATGGAAAAAAACATCAGTTAATTTTAGGGAATACTGATTTTGAAGGTCAATCTCTCTATGCTCGAGTCGATCCGTCCGATCGATCTAACCAAGAATTAAAAGTCATTTTAGTTTCCAAGGATTTTCAATTTGCCATAGACAGAGATTTAACCGAATGGAAACAACAAGAACAGAAAAAATAATGATTTCAATATTTAATCGAATTAAACGATTGAACTCATTAACCTGGTTGACTGACAAATCGAGGGGTTGGGGTGAGGGCGATTTGAGTTTTGTCACTCAACCAGCTCATTAATAAAAAAAGC
It includes:
- a CDS encoding DUF4340 domain-containing protein, producing the protein MKLQKTTWVLVTIALLLGGVVYFNEIQRQYQSEDTQSNKLKIFDFQEEDIQTLTIETNKETLKFERTGIENRLWQMKQPEDVPANDASIAFLLNLLVKGKSDRAIPISSEQIKEYGLDNPLAKIDIQLKNGKKHQLILGNTDFEGQSLYARVDPSDRSNQELKVILVSKDFQFAIDRDLTEWKQQEQKK